From Candidatus Binataceae bacterium, a single genomic window includes:
- a CDS encoding ATP-binding protein: MGALRRFMVDQTKEENERTASRTNLEDGALPDAAAVDFEKLLADLSTVFVRASVDEIDGEIERWLERIVLAMGVDRSTVVQLDPQDGQLYITHQWAREGVSALHRSRTPPPREFSWLVDKVNSGQVVVISRIDDLPPEASTAQDAFRLLGNKSNVTVPFRVGGLVVGALLVGSIFSERHWSEQEVQRLKLVAEILGNALERKRAEAEIRRLSEELRQTSQLMAMGELTASLAHELNQPLGAILNNAKAVRRMLTAKTPDLTEINEALEDIIRDDGRAVDIVKNVRAMFKRGEVKTSTVYVRELLLDVARIVSADARTKQISWSTELPDSTALVRGDQTHLTQAVLNLVMNAFDSVCDSEGPRKVTLLAALEEPDEIRVSVRDSGKGIDPGVMPRLFEPFFTTKPSGMGMGLTIVRSIIENHAGRIWATQNPDRGATLHFTLPVKPGSEQIR; the protein is encoded by the coding sequence TACGCCGTTTTATGGTCGATCAAACCAAGGAGGAGAACGAGCGGACCGCATCCCGCACCAATCTGGAGGACGGTGCGCTTCCGGACGCGGCAGCGGTAGATTTTGAAAAGCTGCTGGCCGACTTGTCGACAGTTTTCGTTCGCGCATCGGTCGATGAAATCGATGGCGAAATCGAGCGATGGCTAGAACGGATCGTACTTGCGATGGGAGTCGATCGCAGTACCGTCGTCCAATTAGATCCTCAGGACGGACAACTCTACATAACCCATCAATGGGCCCGAGAGGGTGTGAGTGCTCTGCACCGTTCGCGAACGCCTCCACCTCGGGAGTTCTCTTGGCTGGTTGACAAGGTAAATTCGGGCCAAGTGGTCGTTATCTCGCGCATAGACGACCTGCCCCCTGAGGCTTCGACGGCTCAGGACGCTTTTCGCCTGCTTGGAAACAAATCCAACGTCACAGTTCCGTTCCGGGTGGGTGGACTCGTGGTCGGCGCCCTGCTGGTCGGCTCGATCTTTTCCGAGAGACACTGGTCCGAGCAAGAAGTACAGCGATTAAAGCTGGTCGCCGAGATCCTCGGAAATGCCTTAGAGCGAAAGCGTGCGGAAGCGGAGATTCGCCGCCTGTCCGAAGAATTACGCCAGACTTCACAACTAATGGCGATGGGTGAGCTGACCGCTTCCCTCGCGCATGAGTTAAATCAGCCGCTCGGAGCTATCCTGAACAATGCGAAAGCCGTGCGACGGATGCTCACCGCCAAAACTCCCGACCTGACCGAAATTAACGAGGCCCTTGAGGATATCATCCGCGACGATGGCCGCGCCGTCGACATCGTGAAGAACGTTCGCGCCATGTTTAAGCGCGGCGAAGTGAAAACGTCGACGGTCTATGTCCGGGAGCTTTTGCTCGACGTGGCTCGCATCGTGAGCGCCGATGCCAGAACGAAGCAGATCTCGTGGTCAACGGAGTTGCCCGACTCAACGGCGCTCGTGCGCGGCGACCAGACCCATTTGACTCAGGCGGTCCTCAACCTGGTCATGAACGCTTTCGATTCGGTGTGCGACAGTGAGGGACCGCGCAAAGTTACTCTCCTCGCAGCGCTGGAAGAGCCCGACGAAATACGCGTATCGGTACGTGATTCGGGAAAGGGCATCGACCCCGGAGTCATGCCTCGTCTGTTCGAGCCCTTTTTCACCACAAAACCGAGTGGAATGGGCATGGGGCTCACAATTGTGCGTTCCATTATCGAGAATCACGCTGGGCGGATTTGGGCAACGCAGAACCCTGACCGCGGCGCGACACTACACTTCACCCTTCCGGTCAAACCGGGTTCCGAGCAGATCCGCTGA